In the Podospora pseudocomata strain CBS 415.72m chromosome 5, whole genome shotgun sequence genome, one interval contains:
- the NdufS8 gene encoding ndufs8, ubiquinone oxidoreductase 23 kd subunit (antiSMASH:Cluster_8; EggNog:ENOG503NVE7; COG:C), with protein MLPNTTIAARPLVRAVRAVAPSSTVISQVVARRTYATPAGPPPKNFRLPPPKTWEQESESTFDKLGKYFLMTEMMRGMYVLMEQFFRPPYTIYYPFEKGPISPRFRGEHALRRYPSGEERCIACKLCEAVCPAQAITIEAEERADGSRRTTRYDIDMTKCIYCGFCQESCPVDAIVESPNAEYATETREELLYNKEKLLSNGDKWEPELAAAIRADSPYR; from the exons ATGCTTCCCAATACCACCATTGCGGCCCGCCCTCTGGTGCGCGCAGTTCGCGCCGTCGCCCCCTCTTCCACAGTCATCTCTCAGGTTGTCGCCAGGAGAACGTATGCGACACCGGCTGGGCCCCCGCCCAAGAACTTCCGTCTGCCGCCCCCCAAGACGTGGGAACAGGAGTCCGAGAGCACCTTTGACAAGCTTGGAAAGTACTTTTTGATGacggagatgatgagggggatgtaCGTGCTCATGGAGCAGTTCTTCAGGCCACC GTACACGATCTACTACCCATTCGAAAAG GGCCCCATTTCTCCCCGTTTCCGCGGTGAGCACGCTCTCCGGAGATACCCCTCGGGTGAAGAGCGTTGCATTGCCTGCAAGCTTTGCGAGGCTGTCTGCCCAGCgcaagccatcaccatcgaggCTGAGGAGCGTGCGGACGGTTCCCGCCGCACCACCCGCTACGACATTGACATGACCAAGTGCATTTACTGCGGTTTCTGCCAGGAGTCTTGCCCTGTCGACGCCATTGTCGAGTCTCCCAATGCCGAGTACGCCACCGAGACCCGCGAGGAGCTGCTTTACAACAAGG AGAAATTGCTTTCCAACGGAGACAAGTGGGAGCCGGAGCTGGCTGCGGCTATCAGGGCGGACTCTCCCTACCGGTAA